A genomic stretch from Bacterioplanes sanyensis includes:
- a CDS encoding chemotaxis protein CheW translates to MAESIRSTRTVNQVDGVLQDYLDQLLVTATEVRPVAPEVTPEVDDSVAAELPVAEPIVEVPEETPAIDEDPAEEVVTAVEPAAPAPALPATAPPGEGIVELDWNSSQGVECLIFKVSGLKLAIPLPVLGGVHRLSSEITPLFGQVSWAIGVWQSDDVRLSIVDSADLIMPERGMKLARDGFDYAIQLDRTPWALACQEICDTITLQKSSIKWRGEKGKRQWLAGTVISEMCALLDVPGLLTMLEQQRLQAT, encoded by the coding sequence ATGGCTGAGTCGATACGCTCGACCCGCACCGTCAACCAAGTTGATGGGGTGCTGCAGGATTATCTGGACCAATTGCTGGTGACCGCAACGGAGGTTCGCCCGGTTGCTCCAGAGGTTACACCTGAGGTTGACGACTCTGTTGCGGCAGAACTTCCCGTGGCAGAGCCTATCGTTGAAGTACCGGAAGAAACCCCTGCGATAGATGAAGATCCGGCCGAGGAGGTGGTGACAGCAGTCGAGCCAGCTGCGCCGGCCCCAGCCCTGCCAGCAACAGCCCCGCCAGGTGAGGGCATTGTTGAGCTGGACTGGAACAGCAGCCAGGGCGTTGAGTGTCTTATCTTTAAAGTCTCTGGCCTAAAGCTGGCTATTCCGCTGCCTGTGTTAGGCGGAGTACATCGGCTGTCCTCTGAGATTACTCCCTTATTTGGCCAGGTCAGCTGGGCGATCGGTGTGTGGCAGTCAGACGATGTCCGTTTAAGTATCGTAGACAGTGCTGATCTGATCATGCCTGAGCGTGGTATGAAGCTGGCGCGTGACGGCTTCGATTACGCCATCCAGTTGGATCGCACCCCTTGGGCTCTGGCATGCCAAGAAATCTGTGACACCATCACGTTGCAAAAATCGTCAATCAAATGGCGTGGTGAAAAGGGTAAGCGTCAATGGCTTGCCGGAACCGTCATCTCTGAAATGTGTGCTTTGTTGGATGTGCCCGGCTTGCTCACCATGTTAGAGCAGCAACGACTGCAGGCGACGTAA